One window of Gloeothece citriformis PCC 7424 genomic DNA carries:
- the dndD gene encoding DNA sulfur modification protein DndD, translating into MIFTELILENFGPYAGKHIINLRPEIEENTRPIILFGGMNGGGKTTLMDAIRLALYGSRAQCSTRGNLGYSDFLTQSVNSQTPPYEKARIYLSFELFQEDELVEITVNRYWERNPVEGKDHLGIIRTVSGQESLDTGLANTWDEYIETLLPLGISNLFLFDGEQVKELAEQDIPPQPVIEAIQSLLGLGLAEKLAIDLEVLVSRKRKQVAKGLQLDNLEKIEAKLKQHYQEEELAKEELGKLTNHLKRAQNKEKLAEEKFRVEGGKIAAKKTKLDLEKKDLETSLDTLRKNLTQLAAGVLPLGLITPLLQQVQNLGEQDLKSQQFKMAQSILKERDERLLSYLNQLNLKSDNLEKINNFLSQENQQLTEEYGIESWLNLNEEDLKQLNDLLNLQLPLQLNLAQEQLSRLHHLETELESKEKELVLSASPEDYDKLDKALQEAKQEVRKCQTAYDLCNHRCQEIQKAIKKTKQELEKYSQDALDYKNDEHLIKSAARVQETLKLFKERLTLKKLNKLEGEVTECFRYLLHKSDLVHRVAIDTQNFSLSLYDPTGKVIPKHRLSAGEKQLLAIAFLWGLARVSGRNLPVAIDTPLGRLDSSHRNNLVERYFPTASHQVILLSTDTEIGKTEVQKLREIDAIAKEYLLKYDSSQRQTTVHPNSYFWPTEKE; encoded by the coding sequence ATGATTTTTACCGAACTTATCCTAGAAAACTTTGGCCCTTATGCTGGAAAACATATAATCAACTTACGCCCAGAAATAGAAGAAAATACTCGTCCTATTATCCTATTTGGAGGGATGAATGGAGGGGGGAAAACGACTTTAATGGATGCTATTCGTCTCGCTTTATATGGTTCTCGTGCCCAATGTTCAACGCGCGGAAATTTAGGTTATAGTGATTTTCTAACTCAATCAGTAAATAGTCAAACTCCTCCTTATGAAAAAGCTAGAATTTATCTATCTTTTGAACTGTTTCAAGAAGATGAGTTAGTAGAAATAACTGTTAATCGTTATTGGGAAAGAAACCCTGTAGAGGGGAAAGATCATTTAGGAATTATCCGAACTGTATCAGGTCAAGAATCTCTCGATACAGGACTAGCTAATACTTGGGATGAATATATAGAAACGTTACTCCCGTTAGGCATTTCTAATTTATTTCTTTTTGATGGAGAACAGGTTAAAGAATTAGCAGAACAAGATATTCCCCCACAGCCGGTTATTGAAGCGATACAATCTTTATTAGGATTAGGATTAGCAGAAAAATTGGCGATAGACTTAGAGGTTTTAGTCAGTCGTAAACGGAAACAAGTTGCTAAAGGATTACAACTTGATAACCTAGAAAAAATCGAAGCCAAACTGAAACAACACTACCAAGAAGAAGAATTAGCAAAAGAAGAATTAGGAAAGTTAACTAATCATCTTAAACGTGCCCAAAATAAAGAAAAATTAGCGGAAGAAAAGTTTCGAGTTGAAGGAGGTAAAATTGCTGCTAAAAAAACTAAATTAGACTTAGAAAAAAAAGACTTAGAAACTTCCCTAGACACTCTGCGAAAAAATCTGACTCAATTAGCAGCAGGAGTTTTACCTTTAGGATTAATTACTCCTCTTCTTCAACAAGTCCAAAATCTAGGAGAACAAGACTTAAAAAGTCAACAATTTAAAATGGCTCAATCTATTTTAAAAGAGCGAGATGAACGGCTTTTAAGTTATCTAAATCAATTAAATTTAAAATCAGACAATCTTGAAAAAATCAACAATTTCTTAAGTCAAGAAAATCAACAATTAACCGAAGAATACGGAATAGAATCTTGGTTAAATCTGAATGAAGAAGACTTAAAACAGTTAAATGATCTCTTAAATCTTCAACTTCCTCTACAGCTTAATTTAGCCCAAGAACAACTGAGTCGGTTACATCACTTAGAAACCGAATTAGAAAGTAAAGAAAAAGAATTAGTTTTATCTGCCTCTCCCGAAGACTATGATAAACTAGATAAAGCTTTACAAGAAGCGAAACAAGAAGTCCGAAAATGTCAAACCGCCTACGATCTTTGTAATCATCGTTGTCAAGAAATCCAAAAAGCGATCAAAAAAACTAAACAAGAACTCGAAAAATATAGTCAAGATGCCCTAGATTATAAAAATGACGAACATTTAATCAAATCTGCCGCCAGAGTTCAAGAAACCTTAAAACTTTTTAAAGAACGGTTAACCTTAAAAAAATTAAATAAATTGGAAGGAGAAGTCACCGAATGCTTTAGATATTTATTACATAAATCAGATTTAGTTCATCGTGTCGCTATTGATACCCAAAACTTTAGTCTTTCCCTGTATGATCCAACTGGAAAAGTTATCCCGAAACATCGTCTTTCCGCCGGAGAAAAACAACTTTTAGCTATCGCCTTTTTATGGGGGTTAGCGAGGGTTTCCGGCAGAAATTTACCCGTAGCGATAGACACCCCATTAGGAAGACTAGACTCCTCCCATCGTAACAACTTAGTAGAACGTTATTTTCCGACTGCTTCTCATCAAGTCATCCTCCTATCGACAGATACGGAAATCGGAAAAACCGAAGTTCAAAAATTAAGAGAAATCGATGCGATCGCTAAAGAATATCTGTTAAAATATGACTCAAGTCAACGTCAAACGACTGTCCATCCTAATAGCTACTTTTGGCCTACTGAAAAGGAATAA
- a CDS encoding GUN4 domain-containing protein: MEDQQEILTQLAEIKSQLNQLSELSTRLAWIEETLLLVGDIYRYETLQKALRDGDWFEADIETNKLILELTNKDKDNLKPEDIQTFPPAPLKVINQLWLKYSQGKFGFSVQLKLYKSVGGTLETTIAKDQKLIEKWGEQLGWRKDHQWRKCEDLDYSLNAPEGCHPSQWWNSPYGSKMTNYFLARLMKVDL, encoded by the coding sequence ATGGAAGATCAACAAGAAATATTAACTCAATTAGCAGAGATTAAAAGTCAATTAAATCAACTTTCAGAACTGAGTACAAGATTAGCTTGGATTGAAGAAACCTTATTATTAGTTGGCGATATTTATCGTTATGAAACCTTACAAAAAGCCTTAAGAGATGGAGATTGGTTTGAAGCGGATATAGAAACAAATAAACTAATTTTAGAGTTAACCAATAAGGATAAAGATAACCTCAAACCCGAAGATATTCAAACCTTTCCCCCAGCCCCGTTAAAAGTGATTAACCAATTATGGTTAAAATATAGTCAGGGAAAATTTGGGTTTAGTGTGCAACTCAAACTCTATAAAAGTGTAGGGGGAACTCTAGAAACTACCATTGCCAAAGATCAGAAATTAATTGAAAAATGGGGAGAACAACTCGGATGGAGAAAAGATCATCAATGGCGTAAATGTGAAGACTTAGATTATAGTTTAAATGCGCCGGAAGGGTGTCATCCTTCTCAGTGGTGGAACTCTCCCTATGGTTCAAAAATGACTAATTATTTTCTCGCCCGACTGATGAAAGTTGATTTATAG
- the dndE gene encoding DNA sulfur modification protein DndE, producing the protein MESPIERIYISQTAREQLIKLKRYTKIDNWNILCRWAFCRSLAEPSIPSPVPLPPNSNIEMSWQVFGGEIADMLLIALKQRCYNDGLGTDQETLAHQFRLHLHRGIGYLAGDINLKKIEHLIIKGVEGIDQG; encoded by the coding sequence ATGGAATCTCCTATTGAACGGATTTATATTTCTCAAACCGCGAGAGAACAACTGATCAAACTCAAACGATATACAAAGATTGACAATTGGAACATTTTATGTCGTTGGGCTTTTTGTCGTTCTCTAGCTGAACCGAGTATTCCTTCTCCTGTTCCCTTGCCTCCCAATAGTAATATTGAAATGAGTTGGCAAGTCTTCGGAGGAGAAATAGCGGATATGCTTTTAATTGCTTTAAAACAACGGTGTTATAATGATGGATTAGGAACGGATCAAGAAACTTTAGCTCATCAATTTCGTCTCCATCTTCATCGAGGTATTGGCTATTTAGCAGGAGACATCAATTTAAAAAAAATAGAACATTTAATCATCAAAGGAGTAGAGGGAATAGATCAGGGATAA
- a CDS encoding PRC-barrel domain-containing protein translates to MTNQPKVQIPINGDVICGDEKCGKSSHIIINPVIQAVTHIVVKDSNLPESNRRIVPIEKIKETTAESLTLNCTPEELAQMPPFTETHYIKPDNNTLAMLSLERYEETMLSDPFILPYVTPMVDIETIPVEQELIPPGELAVHRGAEVWATDGQVGRVDEFLVEPKRGHITHLIMKEGHLWMTKTIAIPLKAIEKMEEETVYLKLDKKAVESFPEINVKRSFF, encoded by the coding sequence ATGACTAACCAACCAAAAGTTCAAATTCCGATTAATGGGGATGTCATCTGTGGGGATGAAAAATGTGGTAAGTCTTCCCATATTATCATCAATCCCGTTATTCAAGCCGTGACTCATATCGTTGTCAAAGACTCAAACCTCCCGGAGTCTAACCGGCGGATAGTTCCCATCGAAAAAATTAAGGAAACGACAGCAGAGTCTTTAACCCTCAATTGTACCCCTGAAGAACTCGCCCAAATGCCCCCTTTTACGGAAACTCATTATATTAAACCCGATAATAACACTCTGGCAATGTTGAGTTTAGAACGATATGAAGAAACGATGCTAAGTGATCCTTTTATACTGCCTTATGTCACGCCGATGGTTGATATAGAGACTATCCCCGTAGAACAAGAACTTATTCCCCCTGGTGAACTCGCCGTCCATCGAGGCGCTGAGGTTTGGGCGACTGATGGGCAAGTTGGACGAGTTGATGAATTTCTGGTTGAACCGAAGAGGGGGCATATTACCCATTTAATCATGAAAGAAGGTCATCTTTGGATGACTAAAACCATTGCTATTCCCCTTAAAGCTATAGAAAAAATGGAAGAAGAAACCGTCTATTTAAAATTAGATAAAAAAGCTGTCGAGTCTTTCCCAGAAATTAATGTTAAACGGTCTTTCTTTTAA
- the pgeF gene encoding peptidoglycan editing factor PgeF — MILSYIPETQTSTWQWQNWNGLSYLTCSLLQNWPHGFFSAQFYPRLPEDLVEVLDPNASVYRVRQVHDQRVLTPTEIETALLDQTLEEKYPPADGIITDHPQQSIWVASADCTPVLIADVKTGKTAAIHAGWRGTAKKIVPEAISRFLSFGSQLENLRVAMGPAIAGEVYQVSLEVALEVGSSVMDIDPSESTETRLERLHQIPFSPILEDQEPGRVRLDVRRVNYIQLQQLGISPDQIAIASYCTYQQPEHFFSYRRTKEKKVQWSGIVSL; from the coding sequence GTGATACTTTCTTATATTCCTGAGACACAAACATCAACATGGCAGTGGCAAAACTGGAACGGGTTATCCTATCTCACTTGTTCCTTACTCCAAAACTGGCCGCATGGCTTTTTTAGTGCCCAATTTTATCCTCGTCTTCCCGAAGACTTAGTAGAGGTATTAGATCCTAACGCCTCGGTTTATCGAGTCAGGCAAGTTCATGATCAACGGGTATTAACCCCAACCGAAATAGAAACCGCCCTATTGGATCAAACCCTCGAAGAAAAATATCCACCGGCCGATGGTATTATTACTGACCATCCTCAGCAGTCAATCTGGGTGGCTAGTGCTGATTGTACCCCGGTTTTGATAGCCGATGTCAAGACGGGAAAAACGGCAGCTATTCATGCAGGATGGCGAGGAACGGCTAAAAAAATCGTTCCTGAAGCTATTTCGCGGTTTTTAAGTTTTGGGAGTCAATTGGAAAATTTAAGGGTAGCAATGGGGCCAGCGATCGCCGGAGAAGTGTATCAAGTTTCCCTAGAAGTCGCCTTAGAGGTAGGATCTAGTGTCATGGATATCGACCCCTCAGAGTCCACAGAAACCCGTTTAGAAAGGTTACACCAGATCCCGTTTTCTCCTATTCTCGAAGATCAAGAACCCGGACGAGTTAGATTAGATGTACGACGGGTAAATTATATACAATTACAACAATTAGGGATAAGTCCAGACCAAATTGCGATCGCCTCTTATTGTACGTATCAACAACCGGAACACTTTTTCTCTTATCGGCGGACGAAGGAAAAAAAGGTTCAATGGTCAGGCATTGTCAGTTTATAA